The Mycolicibacterium mageritense genome contains a region encoding:
- a CDS encoding peptide chain release factor 3 produces MTENALDTPKTSANGRVATEAARRRTFAVISHPDAGKSTLTEALALHARAITEAGAIHGKAGRRSTVSDWMDMEKARGISITSTALQFPYRDCVINLLDTPGHADFSEDTYRVLTAVDSAVMLIDAAKGLEPQTLKLFQVCKHRGIPIITVINKWDRPGRHALELMDEIHERIGLRTTPLTWPVGIAGDFKGVMDRRKGHFIRFTRTAGGATAAPEEHIPADDAYDAAGVDWETAVEESELLSADGSDYDRDAFLSGDASPVLFTSAALNFGVNQLLDVLAELAPAPNGALAVDGTRRATDDPFSAFVFKVQAGMDSAHRDRIAYARVVSGTFERGDVLTHASTGKPFVTKYAQSVFGQQRSTLDDAWPGDVIGLANAAALRPGDTLYRDVPVQYPPIPSFSPEHFAVARGTDPSKHKQFRRGIEQLDQEGVVQVLRSDKRGEQAPVFAAVGPMQFEVAAHRMATELSAPITLEHLPYQVARIVDPEDAEFMNRQVSAEVLTRTDGVMLVLFSTPWRLEGFQRDNPGIKLRSLVAAADG; encoded by the coding sequence ATGACCGAGAACGCCCTGGACACGCCGAAGACCTCCGCGAACGGCCGCGTCGCCACCGAAGCAGCCCGCCGCCGCACCTTCGCCGTCATCAGCCACCCCGACGCCGGTAAGTCGACACTGACCGAGGCGTTGGCGCTGCATGCCCGGGCCATCACCGAGGCCGGCGCAATCCACGGCAAGGCGGGCCGCCGGTCGACGGTGTCGGACTGGATGGACATGGAGAAGGCCAGGGGCATCTCGATCACGTCGACGGCGCTGCAGTTCCCGTACCGCGACTGCGTCATCAACCTGCTGGACACGCCCGGCCACGCCGACTTCTCCGAGGACACCTACCGGGTGCTGACGGCCGTGGACTCCGCGGTCATGCTGATCGACGCCGCGAAAGGCCTTGAGCCGCAGACCCTCAAACTGTTCCAGGTGTGCAAGCACCGCGGCATCCCGATCATCACGGTGATCAACAAGTGGGACCGTCCGGGCCGCCACGCGCTGGAATTGATGGACGAGATCCACGAGCGGATCGGGCTGCGCACCACTCCCCTGACCTGGCCGGTCGGTATCGCCGGGGACTTCAAGGGGGTGATGGACCGCCGCAAGGGCCATTTCATCCGGTTCACCCGCACCGCGGGCGGCGCCACCGCAGCCCCCGAGGAACACATCCCCGCCGACGACGCGTACGACGCCGCCGGGGTCGACTGGGAGACCGCGGTCGAGGAATCCGAACTGCTGAGCGCCGACGGTTCCGACTACGACCGCGACGCGTTCCTCAGCGGCGACGCCTCACCGGTGCTGTTCACGTCCGCGGCGCTGAACTTCGGCGTCAACCAGCTACTCGACGTGCTCGCCGAACTCGCACCCGCGCCCAACGGCGCGCTCGCCGTCGACGGCACGCGCCGCGCGACCGACGACCCGTTCAGCGCGTTCGTGTTCAAGGTGCAGGCCGGCATGGATTCGGCACATCGCGACCGCATCGCCTACGCCCGTGTGGTCTCGGGCACGTTCGAACGCGGCGACGTGCTCACACACGCCAGCACCGGCAAGCCGTTCGTCACCAAGTACGCGCAGTCGGTTTTCGGCCAGCAGCGTTCGACGCTGGACGACGCGTGGCCCGGTGACGTGATCGGCCTTGCCAACGCCGCCGCCCTACGGCCCGGTGACACGCTGTATCGCGATGTGCCCGTGCAGTATCCGCCGATTCCGAGCTTCTCGCCCGAACATTTCGCGGTGGCTCGCGGCACCGACCCCAGCAAGCACAAGCAGTTCCGCCGCGGTATCGAACAGCTCGACCAAGAAGGTGTCGTGCAGGTGCTGCGCTCGGACAAGCGTGGCGAGCAGGCGCCGGTGTTCGCCGCCGTCGGTCCCATGCAGTTCGAGGTGGCCGCCCATCGGATGGCCACCGAGCTCAGCGCGCCGATCACGTTGGAACACTTGCCATATCAGGTCGCGCGGATCGTCGACCCCGAGGACGCCGAGTTCATGAACCGGCAGGTCTCCGCCGAAGTGTTGACCCGCACCGACGGCGTGATGCTCGTGCTCTTCTCGACGCCGTGGCGGCTGGAAGGGTTTCAGCGCGACAACCCGGGCATCAAGCTGCGGTCGCTGGTGGCGGCGGCTGACGGGTAG
- a CDS encoding GNAT family N-acetyltransferase, with product MDVRILQADDWRLWRRLRLKALAESPDMYGSTLAEWTGDGDTEERWRNRFSAVPFNAVIDCDGMPAGIVGAYVQAGGAVELISMWVDPAVRGRGVGDAAVQAVLDWADRCDVVLSVKTHNRPAIALYERNGFIDAGPSPDDDDERLMRRSN from the coding sequence ATGGACGTTCGGATTCTGCAAGCCGACGACTGGCGACTCTGGCGTCGACTCCGCCTTAAAGCGCTCGCGGAGTCGCCCGACATGTACGGGTCGACGCTGGCCGAATGGACCGGCGACGGCGACACGGAAGAACGGTGGCGGAACCGGTTTTCCGCGGTTCCGTTCAATGCCGTCATCGACTGCGACGGCATGCCTGCCGGGATCGTAGGTGCCTATGTGCAGGCCGGCGGCGCGGTGGAACTGATATCCATGTGGGTCGATCCGGCCGTCCGTGGGCGCGGAGTGGGCGACGCGGCCGTGCAAGCCGTGCTGGACTGGGCCGACCGCTGCGACGTGGTGCTCTCGGTGAAGACGCACAATCGGCCGGCCATCGCGCTGTACGAGCGCAACGGCTTCATCGATGCCGGTCCGTCACCCGATGACGATGACGAACGGTTGATGCGACGGTCGAACTGA
- a CDS encoding NUDIX hydrolase → MNNLTDYPRPSVAVDTAVLTVDPGSGFVVLQVRRAQGRGWALPGTFLHEGEILADAVERSLADKANIRGLSPRQLHVFDALGRDDRGWVLSVAHVAVVPPEQLASRFAETTRLVPVHAPGRLIYDHADIVRLAVDEVRARYAAMPDPDGLLGAEFTLRDLRLVHEAVAGHDLQRDTFRRAMEPHIVATGATTAGGRGRPAELFRRRPARDTTR, encoded by the coding sequence ATGAACAACCTCACGGACTACCCGCGGCCCTCGGTCGCTGTCGACACCGCGGTTTTGACCGTCGACCCCGGCAGCGGGTTCGTCGTGCTGCAGGTCCGTCGCGCGCAGGGCCGCGGATGGGCGTTGCCCGGTACGTTTCTGCATGAAGGTGAGATCCTCGCCGACGCAGTCGAGCGATCGCTGGCCGACAAGGCCAACATTCGCGGGCTGTCACCGCGTCAGCTCCACGTGTTCGATGCGCTGGGGCGCGACGACCGGGGTTGGGTGCTGTCCGTTGCGCACGTCGCCGTGGTGCCGCCCGAGCAACTCGCGTCGCGCTTCGCCGAGACCACGCGGCTGGTCCCGGTCCACGCGCCCGGAAGGTTGATCTACGACCACGCCGATATCGTCAGGCTCGCCGTCGACGAGGTCCGCGCCCGCTATGCCGCCATGCCCGACCCTGACGGCCTGCTCGGCGCGGAGTTCACGCTGCGGGATCTGCGGCTGGTACACGAGGCGGTGGCGGGCCACGATTTGCAGCGCGACACGTTCCGTCGCGCGATGGAACCGCACATCGTCGCGACCGGCGCCACCACCGCCGGCGGCCGCGGACGCCCCGCCGAATTGTTCCGGCGACGACCTGCCAGAGATACAACGCGTTAG
- a CDS encoding mechanosensitive ion channel family protein, which produces MDVYNLAFEWTDTNRHWLIEVPIRIVAYLVVALIARYLLHRMIDRATTGRARKGRSADVQVESKKPPLLRYLRDRASASANNKAAERRQQRAQTIGSVLKSTVSILLLIWVVLAVLSVLGVNIAPFIASAGVVGLAIGFGAQNLVRDFVSGVFMLLEDQYGVGDTVDLGEAVGEVQSVGLRITTVRDIDGTLWYVRNGEIARVGNMSQDYAVARIEVPVALTADVNRAEQVALDAAHEVIADPSMAHKVLGEPEMLGVQELSADLLKLRMTVKTRPNAQWAVQRRLRREILRAYDEHGIDLPYPQGRIHAVVGGQAAE; this is translated from the coding sequence ATGGATGTGTACAACCTGGCTTTCGAATGGACGGACACCAATCGGCACTGGCTCATCGAGGTTCCCATCCGGATCGTGGCGTACCTCGTCGTCGCATTGATCGCACGGTATTTGCTACATCGCATGATCGACCGCGCCACCACCGGCCGGGCCCGCAAGGGCCGAAGTGCCGATGTACAAGTCGAATCCAAGAAACCGCCGCTGCTGCGTTACCTGCGTGATCGCGCATCGGCGTCGGCCAACAACAAGGCCGCCGAGCGGCGTCAGCAGCGTGCGCAGACCATCGGATCGGTGCTGAAGTCGACGGTGTCGATCTTGTTGCTGATCTGGGTCGTCCTGGCCGTTCTCAGCGTGCTCGGGGTGAACATCGCGCCGTTCATCGCCTCGGCGGGTGTGGTCGGCCTCGCCATCGGCTTCGGCGCGCAGAACCTGGTGCGTGATTTCGTCAGCGGCGTGTTCATGCTGCTGGAGGACCAGTACGGCGTCGGCGACACCGTCGACCTCGGGGAGGCGGTCGGGGAGGTGCAGAGCGTCGGCCTGCGGATCACCACAGTCCGCGACATCGACGGCACGCTCTGGTACGTCCGCAACGGGGAGATCGCGCGCGTCGGGAACATGAGTCAGGACTATGCCGTCGCACGGATCGAGGTGCCCGTTGCGCTGACCGCGGACGTCAACCGGGCCGAGCAGGTCGCGCTCGACGCCGCGCACGAGGTCATCGCCGACCCGTCGATGGCGCACAAGGTGCTGGGGGAGCCGGAGATGCTTGGCGTGCAAGAGTTGTCGGCAGACCTGCTCAAGCTGCGGATGACCGTGAAGACGCGGCCCAACGCGCAGTGGGCGGTGCAGCGACGACTTCGCCGCGAGATTCTCCGCGCCTACGACGAACATGGCATCGATCTGCCGTATCCGCAGGGACGCATCCACGCCGTGGTCGGTGGCCAGGCGGCCGAATAG
- a CDS encoding DUF7159 family protein: MDRRSSVDLVLGLSMTSRDIRWVLVEGTTGEGAPVDCGALDIPDVAAFDAESFLEELLGDGVVHSVGLTCAQGAETLLAKISDAFGVVGGGARLVEVSDVDATKVLASGIQDITGNNFVVVIVAEPEAAIVAAVDAQRVTVERIDRPGFGPRINAVSAAVDSVRPRPDSIFVLGSGDAETLASILRDETARPVITADEAEFALTRGAALVSARAGADAASSASPRFSQVRVLSSVLAAAVVVFVVSVSLALGLRLTPNSIEQPRNTSAEGHAESKPAPKSAPIAEAAAHPPVLAPPAAPPPAPEAVPVPEVAPAPEPEVAPMPEPAPEVAPAEPAYVPPAPEPVAPAPEYVPPVPDPVYVPPAPPAYVPPVAPPQPRLRDRIIEKIPLLNRFH; this comes from the coding sequence ATGGATCGGAGGTCATCTGTGGACCTCGTGCTCGGTCTCTCGATGACATCGAGAGACATCCGGTGGGTGCTGGTCGAAGGAACGACAGGCGAAGGTGCGCCTGTCGATTGTGGTGCGCTGGACATCCCGGATGTCGCCGCGTTCGACGCTGAGTCGTTCCTCGAGGAACTGCTGGGTGACGGGGTCGTGCACTCCGTCGGTCTGACCTGCGCGCAGGGTGCTGAAACTCTGCTGGCCAAGATCAGCGACGCGTTCGGCGTCGTCGGTGGGGGTGCCCGCCTGGTCGAGGTGTCCGACGTCGACGCCACCAAAGTGCTCGCGAGCGGCATCCAGGACATCACCGGAAACAACTTCGTCGTCGTGATCGTCGCCGAACCCGAGGCCGCGATCGTGGCGGCCGTCGACGCGCAGCGGGTCACCGTCGAGCGCATCGACCGTCCCGGCTTCGGGCCGCGGATCAACGCCGTCAGTGCGGCGGTGGACAGCGTGCGCCCGCGCCCCGACTCGATCTTCGTGCTCGGCTCCGGCGACGCCGAAACCCTCGCGTCAATCCTGCGCGACGAGACGGCACGGCCGGTCATCACGGCCGACGAAGCCGAGTTCGCGCTGACCCGTGGGGCCGCGCTGGTGTCGGCCCGAGCCGGTGCGGATGCAGCGTCGTCGGCCAGTCCGCGGTTCTCACAAGTCCGGGTTCTGTCCTCGGTCCTCGCCGCCGCGGTCGTGGTGTTCGTGGTGTCGGTGTCGCTCGCGTTGGGGCTGCGGCTCACGCCGAACTCGATCGAGCAGCCGCGCAACACCAGCGCCGAGGGCCACGCGGAATCCAAGCCGGCGCCCAAGTCCGCGCCCATCGCCGAGGCCGCTGCCCATCCGCCCGTGCTCGCGCCGCCCGCGGCGCCACCGCCGGCCCCTGAGGCCGTGCCGGTTCCCGAGGTCGCACCCGCGCCTGAGCCCGAGGTCGCACCGATGCCGGAACCGGCGCCGGAGGTTGCGCCTGCCGAACCGGCGTATGTCCCGCCCGCGCCGGAGCCCGTCGCGCCCGCGCCCGAGTACGTGCCGCCGGTCCCGGATCCGGTCTACGTGCCGCCGGCGCCGCCCGCGTATGTGCCGCCTGTGGCACCGCCTCAGCCGCGTCTGCGGGACCGGATCATCGAGAAGATCCCGCTGCTCAACCGCTTCCACTGA
- a CDS encoding DUF2510 domain-containing protein produces MTHTPSPGWHPDPSGQPGQRYHDGARWTQHFVPTPPTVSAPTAQAVAVAVSTGGTNHALHAVLTFLTCGLWLPIWILAALFGGGLSSVAVGTNGALVRTSNSRPIVVAAVVGGLVLLGAANQHPWLYVVMVALGLLGGYGFWVLKSADKREEQQRREQFQRDMLAQRADYENHLYQQGDPRGVHGRYLPPESL; encoded by the coding sequence ATGACGCACACGCCATCGCCCGGCTGGCATCCCGACCCGAGCGGACAGCCGGGCCAGCGATATCACGACGGTGCACGCTGGACCCAACACTTCGTGCCGACGCCGCCGACCGTGTCGGCGCCGACTGCGCAAGCCGTCGCGGTGGCGGTATCAACAGGCGGAACCAACCATGCCCTTCACGCCGTGCTGACGTTCTTGACGTGCGGGCTGTGGCTGCCGATCTGGATCTTGGCCGCGCTCTTCGGCGGTGGGTTGTCCTCGGTTGCCGTCGGTACCAATGGCGCGCTCGTACGGACGTCCAATAGTCGGCCGATCGTCGTGGCGGCGGTGGTCGGTGGACTGGTTCTGCTCGGCGCTGCCAACCAGCACCCATGGCTGTACGTCGTGATGGTGGCGCTCGGGCTCCTCGGCGGGTATGGCTTCTGGGTGCTCAAGTCGGCGGACAAGCGCGAAGAGCAGCAGCGCCGCGAGCAGTTCCAGCGCGACATGCTTGCACAACGAGCCGACTACGAGAACCACCTGTACCAGCAGGGTGACCCCCGCGGTGTGCATGGGCGCTATCTGCCGCCGGAGTCGTTGTGA
- a CDS encoding metallophosphoesterase, whose product MDGYDIIGDVHGCATQLEALLDKLGYRTAAGEYRHPSRQAIFVGDLIDRGDGQLRVLEIVKGMVDVGSAQIVMGNHEFNALAYHTEWPHGSGKFLRPHDDPDNPKSAKNMKQHQAFLDQVDGEDRREYLEWFATIPLWLDLGDLRVVHACWHEPSIAVVEQECGSATPFGDVEHLVAASDENHPLYRAIETPLKGPEISLVDHGQAEYMDKDGHSRGSARIRWWNSDARTLRDIAEMGGNYTTESGEPYPLLPELDVVGDSQSYVYADQVPVFYGHYWRQGSPKHRHDWTDYTACVDFSAVKGGALTAYRWSGETRIQPKHYVT is encoded by the coding sequence ATGGATGGCTACGACATCATCGGCGACGTCCACGGGTGCGCCACGCAGCTCGAAGCACTCCTGGACAAACTCGGGTACCGTACTGCCGCAGGCGAATACCGCCACCCGAGCCGGCAGGCCATCTTTGTCGGCGACCTGATCGACCGCGGCGACGGGCAGCTGCGCGTGCTGGAGATCGTCAAGGGCATGGTCGACGTGGGAAGCGCACAGATCGTGATGGGCAATCACGAATTCAATGCCCTTGCGTATCACACCGAATGGCCGCACGGCAGCGGCAAGTTTCTACGCCCGCATGATGACCCGGACAATCCGAAGTCGGCCAAGAACATGAAACAGCATCAGGCGTTCCTCGATCAGGTCGACGGCGAGGACCGCCGCGAGTACCTGGAGTGGTTCGCCACGATTCCGCTGTGGCTCGACCTCGGTGACCTGCGCGTCGTGCATGCGTGCTGGCATGAGCCGTCGATCGCGGTGGTCGAGCAGGAATGCGGTTCGGCCACCCCGTTCGGCGACGTGGAACATCTCGTCGCAGCGTCCGACGAGAACCATCCGCTCTACCGGGCGATCGAAACCCCGCTCAAGGGGCCCGAGATCAGCCTCGTCGACCACGGCCAAGCCGAATACATGGACAAGGACGGTCATTCGCGCGGCAGCGCGCGCATACGTTGGTGGAACAGCGACGCCCGCACGTTGCGCGACATCGCCGAGATGGGCGGCAACTACACCACGGAATCCGGCGAACCGTACCCGCTGCTACCCGAACTGGACGTGGTGGGCGACTCTCAGTCGTATGTCTACGCAGACCAAGTCCCGGTGTTCTACGGGCACTATTGGCGGCAAGGCTCACCCAAACATCGACACGACTGGACGGACTACACCGCGTGCGTGGACTTCAGCGCTGTGAAAGGCGGGGCGCTCACGGCGTATCGCTGGTCGGGGGAAACACGGATCCAGCCCAAGCATTATGTGACGTGA
- a CDS encoding ADP-ribosylglycohydrolase family protein has translation MTSRNDRVEGVLLGTAAGDALGAPYEFEPPRGPELPVEMAGGGPWEPGEWTDDTAMAVAIAEVAATGADLRDAAAQDAIVARWHEWSLGAKDVGIQTRSVLTTVARDGALTAANARAVSAALHASTGRTAGNGSLMRTAPVAIAFLDDEGAMVRAARAISELTHFDRDAADGVVLWCCAIRHAVLTAELDVRIGLRHIDSVRRDLWAQRLDEAEASRPADFVNNGWLVAALQAAWSAIVSTDCGGPEHLRRGLDAAVRCGNDTDTVAAIAGGLLGAAYGASAVPTQWRAQLHGWPGLTARGLVRLATAIERKAATADPDYSWSHADVLVPHPHDPHVLLGSVGALRRLPAEVDAVVSLCRIPESHVPEGMSHVEVRLIDKVDPDENPHLDFVLLDAVRTLEGLRAQGHTVLLHCVEAYSRTPTVAALYGARLRGVGTDEALADVLSALPDANPNPVFREALVRLGTPRQGLPAPEPTSAHRDSHQGQN, from the coding sequence ATGACGTCACGTAACGACCGCGTCGAAGGCGTGTTGTTGGGCACTGCGGCCGGCGACGCACTGGGGGCGCCGTACGAATTCGAACCGCCCCGCGGACCGGAACTACCGGTCGAGATGGCAGGTGGCGGTCCGTGGGAGCCCGGCGAGTGGACCGACGACACCGCGATGGCGGTCGCGATCGCCGAAGTCGCCGCGACCGGCGCCGATCTTCGCGACGCCGCCGCGCAGGACGCGATCGTCGCCCGGTGGCACGAATGGTCTTTGGGCGCCAAGGACGTTGGCATCCAGACCCGTTCGGTACTCACCACGGTCGCGCGCGACGGTGCCCTCACCGCGGCCAACGCTCGTGCGGTCTCGGCGGCACTGCACGCCAGCACAGGGCGCACCGCAGGCAACGGGTCGCTGATGCGGACCGCTCCGGTAGCCATTGCCTTCCTCGACGACGAGGGCGCCATGGTCCGGGCCGCTCGGGCGATCAGCGAGCTCACCCATTTCGACCGCGACGCCGCCGATGGAGTCGTGTTGTGGTGTTGCGCGATTCGGCACGCCGTCCTGACCGCGGAGCTCGACGTACGAATCGGACTGCGCCACATCGACTCTGTCCGTCGCGACCTCTGGGCGCAGCGCCTCGATGAGGCCGAGGCGTCCCGTCCTGCGGACTTCGTCAACAACGGCTGGTTGGTGGCCGCGCTGCAGGCAGCGTGGTCGGCAATCGTCAGCACCGATTGCGGCGGGCCCGAACATCTCCGCCGCGGGTTGGATGCGGCCGTGCGCTGCGGCAATGACACCGACACCGTGGCCGCGATCGCCGGCGGCTTGCTCGGCGCGGCTTACGGCGCCTCGGCGGTGCCGACCCAGTGGCGCGCGCAGCTGCACGGGTGGCCGGGCCTCACGGCCCGCGGCCTGGTGAGGTTGGCGACGGCGATCGAGCGCAAGGCAGCGACCGCGGACCCCGACTACTCGTGGTCCCACGCCGACGTCCTGGTTCCACATCCACATGACCCACACGTCCTGCTCGGCAGCGTGGGCGCGCTGCGTCGGTTGCCGGCGGAGGTCGACGCGGTGGTCTCGCTGTGCCGGATTCCGGAAAGTCATGTGCCCGAGGGGATGTCACATGTCGAGGTTCGTCTGATCGACAAGGTCGATCCCGACGAGAATCCGCACCTCGATTTCGTGTTGCTCGACGCCGTGCGGACACTCGAAGGTCTTCGCGCTCAAGGGCACACGGTGCTGCTGCATTGCGTCGAGGCATACAGCCGCACCCCCACCGTCGCCGCGCTCTACGGCGCACGGCTGCGGGGCGTCGGCACCGACGAGGCGTTGGCCGACGTGCTGTCGGCTCTGCCCGACGCGAATCCGAATCCGGTGTTTCGGGAGGCATTGGTGCGGTTGGGCACTCCACGACAGGGACTGCCGGCGCCTGAGCCGACCAGCGCACACCGAGACTCACACCAGGGACAAAACTGA
- a CDS encoding SEC-C metal-binding domain-containing protein — MVEEFDPEGPAEEILTRHGPLSEDEFLRRIQEAGGDYLDFEELLDEIGDGVGQLTDGRWVWLPALLLGRVLTRRLTADELTHDILTVTPELDPILANHGTRARFATKEPAVVVTAGYDAALLGQRGIPAEAVDRNGALLLPAGTLGSLGLSEGELVGVRLTLQGLAVERVAAAERPPVGERLAALLDDDAPAVLSEAVWTLCHEDASVFSAPLLPLSEIIDEYGLKRRADLLAPVEFNFGAWDFKRGWNLLADRHDLHPDEALALYTLITMHRQMATLIETGSDDELVSPEQSEDSPWVGDFSDLSGDLGAVLADPDLAEILATETAGTGRAGATGLGMLAETLESKVPRTAQVACQWLRAVALERIGDVESAEREFLAAESMDTGWAPVLFDLARFASDRGDPERALSLLRRAGADPDDPIVTLLERHRSQPRNDVGRNDACWCGSGRKYKKCHLGREQLPLAERADWLYSKAAQHVMHTGWDELLHEVGYERSRYAADYDEVVVAVSDPLVMDAVLFEGGAFEDFVAVRGSLLPDDELSLAQQWLSVDRSVFEVDAVHPSRDVTVRDVRTGDTQDAHAEADSRQLKPGQLICTRVAPAGDSLRCFGGLVPVPLNDRDELIALLDDEPDAVELVALLSRRFAPPDPDMLFHNDSGGR; from the coding sequence ATGGTGGAGGAGTTCGATCCAGAGGGGCCCGCCGAGGAAATCCTGACCAGGCACGGGCCGCTGTCCGAGGACGAGTTCCTACGCCGGATTCAGGAGGCCGGCGGGGATTACCTCGATTTCGAGGAGCTTCTCGACGAGATCGGCGATGGTGTAGGCCAATTGACCGACGGCCGCTGGGTGTGGCTGCCCGCGCTATTGCTGGGGCGGGTGCTCACCCGTCGGCTCACCGCCGACGAGCTGACCCACGACATCCTGACGGTCACCCCGGAACTCGATCCGATCCTCGCGAACCACGGCACACGCGCGCGCTTCGCCACCAAGGAACCGGCTGTGGTGGTGACGGCCGGTTACGACGCCGCGCTCCTCGGGCAGCGCGGGATTCCCGCCGAGGCAGTCGACCGCAACGGGGCCCTGCTGCTGCCGGCGGGAACGCTCGGGAGCTTGGGCCTGTCCGAGGGTGAGCTGGTCGGGGTCCGGCTGACCTTACAAGGACTGGCGGTCGAGCGGGTCGCCGCTGCCGAACGGCCGCCCGTCGGTGAACGGTTGGCCGCACTGCTCGACGACGACGCACCGGCCGTCCTGTCGGAAGCTGTCTGGACACTGTGCCACGAAGATGCGTCAGTATTCTCCGCACCACTGCTACCCCTGAGCGAGATCATCGACGAATATGGCCTGAAGCGCCGGGCAGATCTCCTCGCGCCGGTGGAATTCAACTTCGGCGCATGGGATTTCAAACGTGGCTGGAACCTGCTGGCCGACCGGCATGACCTTCACCCCGATGAGGCGCTGGCGCTCTACACGCTCATCACCATGCATCGGCAGATGGCGACCTTGATCGAGACCGGCTCCGACGACGAGCTCGTGTCACCTGAACAGTCCGAAGATTCGCCGTGGGTGGGCGATTTCAGTGATCTGTCCGGAGACCTCGGTGCCGTGCTGGCCGATCCCGACCTTGCCGAGATATTGGCGACGGAAACCGCAGGCACTGGACGGGCCGGTGCGACTGGACTGGGCATGCTCGCCGAGACCCTGGAGTCCAAGGTGCCGCGGACGGCCCAGGTCGCGTGCCAGTGGCTGCGCGCGGTGGCACTGGAGCGCATCGGGGACGTCGAAAGCGCCGAACGCGAGTTCCTGGCCGCCGAATCCATGGATACCGGTTGGGCGCCAGTGTTGTTCGACCTCGCCCGGTTCGCGTCCGATCGCGGTGACCCCGAGCGCGCGCTGTCGCTCCTCCGCCGAGCGGGCGCCGATCCCGACGATCCGATCGTTACGTTGCTGGAACGACATCGGTCCCAACCGCGAAACGATGTGGGGCGCAACGATGCCTGTTGGTGCGGGTCGGGCCGCAAATACAAGAAGTGTCACCTCGGCCGTGAACAGCTGCCGTTGGCCGAACGCGCCGACTGGCTGTACTCGAAGGCCGCCCAACACGTCATGCACACCGGCTGGGACGAGCTGTTGCACGAGGTTGGCTACGAGCGGAGCCGCTATGCCGCAGATTACGACGAAGTCGTTGTGGCAGTGAGCGATCCGCTGGTTATGGACGCGGTGTTGTTCGAGGGCGGGGCGTTCGAGGATTTCGTCGCGGTGCGCGGGTCACTGCTCCCAGACGACGAGTTGTCGCTTGCCCAGCAGTGGCTGTCGGTGGACCGCTCGGTGTTCGAGGTCGACGCGGTGCATCCCAGCCGCGACGTGACCGTGCGCGATGTGCGAACCGGCGACACCCAGGATGCGCATGCCGAAGCCGACAGCCGTCAACTCAAGCCCGGGCAGCTGATCTGTACGCGCGTGGCACCCGCCGGGGACAGCCTGCGGTGCTTCGGCGGGCTGGTACCGGTACCGCTGAACGACCGCGACGAGTTGATCGCGCTGCTCGACGACGAGCCCGATGCCGTCGAACTGGTCGCGCTGCTGAGCCGCCGGTTCGCCCCGCCCGACCCGGACATGTTGTTTCACAACGACTCCGGCGGCAGATAG
- a CDS encoding response regulator transcription factor codes for MNTYPAPTATNGNKLGPTAPLVVCGRAERSIGKGDPPRPEVGPRVELSARELEILIAWLRTDSKAAVAEELFLTPSTVRTYLQRVRAKYARAGRPARTKAALAARAIQDGYIGLNDL; via the coding sequence ATGAACACCTATCCGGCACCAACGGCCACCAACGGCAACAAACTGGGGCCGACCGCGCCGCTGGTTGTGTGCGGCCGCGCCGAGCGGTCAATCGGGAAGGGTGATCCTCCGCGACCGGAAGTGGGCCCTCGCGTCGAGCTCTCGGCCCGGGAGCTAGAGATCCTGATCGCGTGGCTGCGCACCGACAGCAAGGCCGCGGTCGCCGAAGAGCTGTTCCTCACACCGAGCACCGTCCGGACGTACCTGCAGCGCGTCCGTGCCAAGTACGCCCGCGCCGGCCGCCCGGCACGAACCAAGGCGGCGTTGGCCGCACGCGCCATCCAGGATGGTTACATCGGCCTCAATGACCTGTAG
- a CDS encoding type II toxin-antitoxin system death-on-curing family toxin — protein MTEYLDLDDLLEIARFAVGDDVAVRDYGLLESALARPAASVFGGDAYPDLHLKAAALMQSVARNHALVDGNKRLAWTACLTFLAVNGYWISAPEDDRFNFVIKVATGAEPGLDEIAGQLRAWSHPET, from the coding sequence ATGACCGAATATCTGGACCTCGACGATCTCCTGGAGATCGCCCGCTTCGCCGTCGGTGACGATGTCGCGGTTCGCGACTACGGCCTGCTTGAGTCCGCGCTGGCACGGCCCGCCGCTTCGGTATTCGGCGGAGACGCCTACCCGGATCTGCACCTCAAGGCAGCCGCTCTCATGCAATCAGTGGCACGCAACCACGCACTTGTCGACGGCAACAAGCGGCTCGCGTGGACGGCGTGTCTGACATTCCTGGCAGTCAACGGCTACTGGATCAGCGCACCCGAGGATGACCGGTTCAACTTTGTCATCAAGGTCGCGACAGGCGCGGAGCCCGGCCTGGATGAGATCGCCGGCCAACTCCGCGCGTGGAGCCACCCCGAAACCTGA